The proteins below are encoded in one region of Pseudomonadota bacterium:
- a CDS encoding NAD(P)-dependent oxidoreductase, giving the protein MRVFVTGASGFIGAHIIRALLLRNHQVTVLSIPDDPMTSLQPMYTQIDTIAGTLEDAALLEKSINRFQPEACIHLAWYAEPGKYLDSMQNIQSLASSLSLFQTLIKAGCRQIVAAGTCFEYDMNFGYLHEDTPARPTSLYAAAKLSCCLLGSQLATQAKISFAWGRVFYPYGPQEDQRRLVPAAIKALKQGIPFPASPGDQVRDYIHVADVATAFCTLMEKQADGVFNISTGSPVSIRQLLEMLGKLMNRSDLIKLGALPYRNWEPPFICGDNARLRNLGWRYCFSLEEGLLETIQQCNCSIDLSSKSSFVPLED; this is encoded by the coding sequence ATGAGAGTATTCGTAACCGGCGCTTCCGGCTTTATCGGCGCTCATATCATAAGAGCCCTGCTGCTCAGAAACCATCAGGTCACCGTCCTATCCATACCGGATGATCCTATGACCAGCTTGCAGCCGATGTATACACAAATTGATACGATCGCCGGAACGCTTGAGGATGCTGCTCTTTTGGAGAAATCCATTAACAGGTTCCAACCGGAAGCCTGCATCCATCTAGCCTGGTATGCCGAACCAGGCAAATATCTCGATTCGATGCAAAATATCCAATCGCTTGCGTCGAGCCTATCTCTCTTCCAAACACTCATCAAAGCAGGATGCCGTCAAATTGTCGCTGCGGGAACCTGCTTTGAATACGATATGAACTTCGGCTATCTTCACGAAGACACACCCGCTCGTCCGACAAGCCTGTATGCGGCAGCAAAACTCTCCTGTTGCCTTTTGGGCAGCCAGTTAGCTACGCAGGCCAAAATTTCTTTTGCCTGGGGTCGGGTATTTTATCCTTACGGGCCGCAGGAGGATCAAAGGCGGCTGGTGCCGGCAGCTATTAAGGCCTTAAAGCAGGGCATCCCTTTCCCGGCCAGCCCCGGAGATCAAGTCCGGGATTACATACATGTTGCTGATGTTGCCACAGCCTTTTGCACTTTAATGGAAAAACAGGCTGACGGCGTATTTAATATTTCAACTGGGTCACCCGTGTCAATCCGTCAATTGCTGGAAATGCTCGGCAAACTGATGAACCGCAGTGATTTAATAAAGTTGGGCGCACTGCCCTACCGTAACTGGGAGCCACCGTTCATTTGCGGGGATAATGCACGGTTGCGGAATTTGGGGTGGAGATATTGTTTTTCACTTGAAGAGGGATTGTTGGAAACCATACAACAGTGTAACTGTTCAATAGATCTCTCGTCAAAATCATCATTTGTGCCTTTAGAAGACTGA
- the rfbC gene encoding dTDP-4-dehydrorhamnose 3,5-epimerase, translating into MKFTETRLNGAFIITPDLIEDERGFFTRVFCWREFEDHGLNPNIVQCNISFNKTKGTLRGMHYQDNPHAEVKLVRCTMGAIYDVIVDLRPQSSTFKKWFSAELSEKNHQLLYIPEGFAHGYQTMVQQTEVLYQVSAFYHPASEQGVRWNDPAFKIEWPLPVMVVSKKDASYPDWEAKR; encoded by the coding sequence ATGAAATTCACCGAAACCAGACTCAACGGGGCTTTTATCATCACGCCTGATCTCATTGAAGACGAGCGGGGTTTCTTTACCCGGGTTTTCTGCTGGCGCGAATTTGAAGACCATGGTTTAAATCCCAATATAGTCCAGTGCAACATCTCCTTCAATAAAACAAAAGGCACGTTGCGAGGTATGCATTATCAAGACAATCCCCATGCCGAAGTAAAACTTGTCCGATGTACCATGGGCGCCATTTACGATGTCATTGTCGATCTGCGTCCCCAATCGTCAACGTTCAAGAAATGGTTCTCGGCTGAGCTATCTGAAAAAAATCATCAGTTGCTTTATATCCCGGAAGGTTTCGCCCACGGCTACCAGACCATGGTGCAACAGACAGAGGTCTTATATCAAGTCTCCGCCTTCTATCACCCGGCAAGCGAGCAGGGTGTCCGATGGAATGACCCGGCATTTAAAATTGAATGGCCACTTCCGGTTATGGTCGTCTCTAAGAAGGATGCATCCTATCCGGATTGGGAGGCAAAGCGATGA